Below is a window of Acidobacteriota bacterium DNA.
CCCTTCCTCCGGTGAGACATTTCACCGACAACTTCGATCGGGCATCACTGGGTATGGATTGGTCGACCGAATCCGGCGCGTTCAGCGTTCTGGGCAACCAGCTGCAGCAGAATTCCGGCCATAAGTTCGTGAACGCTCGCTTGCGTTACGTGGCCAACGATACGGCTTCCATCAACCAATACTCCAAGTTGCAGATCGCGACGCTGGCCTCCCATACCTGGGGCTTCATGTTGCGGGTCAATGGCGCGTCATCGAATCACTACCAGGTCCATCTACCGACCGGAAGCGACGAGTGGCGCTGGGAGCAACACGATCCCGACTTCGTCGAACTGATCGATCAGTGCGTGGGAGACGTTTCGGCCTCCGTCAACGACTGGATCGGTGCCACCGTCGAGGGAACCGGCAGTAACACCGTCGTACAGGCCTGGCGGTGGGACAACGATCCCGATTTCGGCGGGCCTGTAGACATCGCCGGCAACTGGGGTCTATCCGACTGCACGATGACCGCAGACCCGACAACGCCGATCGATAGCGGCGTGGGGCTCGGAGTCCGAGCCTACACGGGCCACAAGACGACGCTCGCGAGCATCGACAACTGGCATGGCGGCGATCGGCCGATGCCGTCGATCTGCGGAGACGGCGTGATAGGAGGCAACGAAGAATGTGACGACGCCGGCGAATCGGCCACCTGCGACGCAGACTGCACGCTGGTGATCTGCGGCGATGGAACCTTGAACCTGCTCGCCGAGGTTTGCGACACCGACGCTGACTGCAGCCCGGGACAGCTTTGTGCCTCGGATTGCGGCTCTTGCGATGCGCTGGGCGTGTGTGGTGACGGAATCCTCCAGGAAGGCAGCCCGCTGCCGCCCGGGCAGGACTGGCTCTCCGTCACGCTTGCCGAAAACGTCGGAGTTAGCGCGCGAATCCTCGGCGTCGACATCGATGGCGACGGCGACACGGACTTCACGGCCGACGGCAATAGCGAGGACCACATCTACCTATGGGAGAACGAGTCGATTGGCAGCTCGATCGACTTCCAGCTAACCGTCGTCGACGGCAGCTACCCCGGCAACGGCAGGCCGGGCTTCAGCGCAGCCGGCGACATCGACGGCGACGGAAATATCGATGTCGTTGCCGGAGGCGGGGGCGCCGTGCAGTGGTACGAGGCTCCGACGTGGACTCGTCACCCGATCGAGATCGGCGGAACCACCGGCGGCAACGGTGGGCTGGTGATCGACGTCGACGGTGACGGGCATCTGGACCTCATCTCGGCACGACTGAATACCGATCTCGTCTGGTGGAGAAACCCCGGACCGATCGGAGTTCAGAACCCCTGGACGCGCTATACGATCGACGCCGGTGGAGCTGCGGCAGGGTTCAATCACGATCTGGCCCTGGGCGACATCGACGGCGACGGGCAGGACGAACTGGTCGCATTGTTCGTCGGTGGTGGCGTCCTGTGGTACGACATCCCGGCCGATCCGCTCGTTGACCCATGGCCCGCGACACAGATTCTCAACAACACGCTCGATCCCTTCGTCGGACTGGCAGTCGGCGATCTCGACGACGACGGCGACGTGGATGTGGTCATATCCAACAAGTGGTACGAGCGACCGGCCGATCCGAGCACTCCCGACTGGACCCCCCGAACCATCTTCCCTTCGGCGGTCCAGAACATCACGATCGCCGACATCAACGCCGACGGTCGCCTGGACGTGATCGGCGCCGAGGGTTTCGTCTTTCCCAATGGCCGCGTGCTGTGGGCCGAGGGGCCGGTGGATCCGAAGTCGCAAACTTGGACCCAACGAACGATCGCCGCCAACCTCGACGGCCCGGAGAACGTCTGGGCCGGCGACCTGAACGGAGACGGCTCGATCGACGTCGTCAGCGGTGCGATGGGCACGTCCACCGGATGGGATGACAACGACAGCACCCTGCTTCTGTTCGAGAACTACATCAACTCAGGAAACGAAGAGTGTGACGACGGCGGGACGCTCCCCGGCGACGGCTGCGATGAAAATTGCATCTTTGAGCTGTGCGGCAACGGTGTCGTACAGATTAATGAAGAGTGTGACGACGGTAACCTCGTCAACGGCGATGGCTGCGACGCCATGTGCCTGGACGAACCACTTCCTCCGCAGAGACACTTCACCGACGACTTCAATCGGGGCTCGCTGGGTATGGATTGGTCTGTAGAATCCGGTGCCTTCGGCATCCTGGCCAACCAACTGCAGCAGAACTCCGGCCAGAAGTTCGTGAACGCTCGCTTGCGTTACGTGGCGAACGATACGGCCTCCATCAACCAGTACTCCAAGTTGCAGATCGCGACGCTGGCCTCCCATACCTGGGGCTTCATGCTGCGGGTCAACGGCCCATCCTCGAATCACTACCAGGTCCATTTACCGACCGGCAGCGACCAGTGGCGCTGGGAACAACACGATCCTGACTTCGTCGAACGGGTCGATCAGTGCGTAGGAGACGCTGCGGTCTCCGCCAACGACTGGATAGGTGCCACCGTCGAGGGGACCGGCAGCAACACCGTGGTGCAGGTCTGGCGATGGGACGGCGATCCCGATTTCGGCGGCTCCGTAGATATCGCCGGCAACTGGGGTCTACCCGACTGCACGATGACCGTCGACCCGACGGCGCCCATCGATAGTGGCGTCGGACTAGGGATCCGAGCCTACACGGGAAACAAGACGACGAACGCCAGTATCGACAACTGGTATGGCGGCGACCTGCCGGTGCCGTCGGTCTGCGGAGACGGCCTGATCGAAGGCATCGAAGAGTGCGACGACAGCAACCTGATCGACGGGGACGGCTGCGACAGCTCTTGCATCCTCGAAGTTTGCGGGAATGGTGTCTTGCAGATCGGTGAGCAGTGCGACGACGGAAACATGATGGGTGGCGACGGCTGCGACGCTAACTGCATGAACGAGCCCATCAGCGGTCAAGCGTTTCAGGACGACTTCAATCGAGTCACATTGGGAAGCGATTGGACTTCCCAGAACATCTCGTTCTCCATATCCATGGACCAGCTGGCTTCGGACTCGGGTGCGTTATTCCAGAACGGTCGCCTACGCTGGACGGCGGATCAAACCGACACATCTGACCAGTATGGGAAGCTTCAGGTCGTAAACCAGCAATCGCAAACCTGGGGCTTCCTGTTCCGCGGGAACCTCCTCGACGGTGACCACTATCAGGTTCACATTCCGAACGGTGGAAGCGAATGGCGTTGGGAGCGTCACGACCCGGGATTCGTCCGGCGAATCGGCCAATGTGCCATCGGTGGCGCCACCAACGATGGCGAGTGGATCGGGGCAACCATCGACGGCAGCGGCGACGACACGGTCGTGCGCGTCTGGCGTTGGTTGGCGGATCCGGATCTTGGAGGAGCGGTCAACATCGATGGCAACTGGGGACCTCCCAACTGCATCATGACGGAAAACCCGCTGTCACCGGTGAATACGGGAACGACCCTTGGCCTTCGCTCATATACCGGAAGCTCGACTGCGACCGCGCTCGCCGACAACTGGTTCGGCGGCGACTGCGGCCCTCTGGTCACTCAGTCCTCGTGCGGCGCAAACATGACCGGCGCGCCGCGCGTCCTGGAGATCTTCAACTCATTTGGCGCGGGAGCGCCCAATTCGCTGCTTGACCCCGACGGCGTGGCCTTCGACTCCCTGGGGAACGTCTATACAGCCGCGTGTGGATTGGGTCCGGACAGCGAGGGTGTCTTCATGCGTGACTCGATGGGAGTCATTACGGAGGTCATCAGCGACCAGGGCGACCTGCTAGGCAACCCGATGAGCTGCCCCGTGGGACTGACGGTCGATCCCTCCGATTCACTGTTCACT
It encodes the following:
- a CDS encoding DUF4215 domain-containing protein; translation: MSSPNKSRARDLSRMAFLACLSLAWFQHPSAMAQTAFSDDFDRASLGANWQVESGAFDVASDQLRQNSGQKFINARLLYDGGTTTSANQYSKLQVTSLASHTWGFMLRVGGPASDHYQVHLPNGASEWRWERHDPNFVGRIDDCVGDGPALAGDWVGVTVEGAGTDTVVQVWRWFVDPDFGGPVDVVTNWGAADCVMTADPAMPVNGNTGLGVRAYTGHLSASATADNWFGGDVSASVCGDSIVEGLETCDDGNVVNGDGCDSSCVMEVCGNGVVQINEECDDGNLVNGDGCDAMCLDEPLPPVRHFTDNFDRASLGMDWSTESGAFSVLGNQLQQNSGHKFVNARLRYVANDTASINQYSKLQIATLASHTWGFMLRVNGASSNHYQVHLPTGSDEWRWEQHDPDFVELIDQCVGDVSASVNDWIGATVEGTGSNTVVQAWRWDNDPDFGGPVDIAGNWGLSDCTMTADPTTPIDSGVGLGVRAYTGHKTTLASIDNWHGGDRPMPSICGDGVIGGNEECDDAGESATCDADCTLVICGDGTLNLLAEVCDTDADCSPGQLCASDCGSCDALGVCGDGILQEGSPLPPGQDWLSVTLAENVGVSARILGVDIDGDGDTDFTADGNSEDHIYLWENESIGSSIDFQLTVVDGSYPGNGRPGFSAAGDIDGDGNIDVVAGGGGAVQWYEAPTWTRHPIEIGGTTGGNGGLVIDVDGDGHLDLISARLNTDLVWWRNPGPIGVQNPWTRYTIDAGGAAAGFNHDLALGDIDGDGQDELVALFVGGGVLWYDIPADPLVDPWPATQILNNTLDPFVGLAVGDLDDDGDVDVVISNKWYERPADPSTPDWTPRTIFPSAVQNITIADINADGRLDVIGAEGFVFPNGRVLWAEGPVDPKSQTWTQRTIAANLDGPENVWAGDLNGDGSIDVVSGAMGTSTGWDDNDSTLLLFENYINSGNEECDDGGTLPGDGCDENCIFELCGNGVVQINEECDDGNLVNGDGCDAMCLDEPLPPQRHFTDDFNRGSLGMDWSVESGAFGILANQLQQNSGQKFVNARLRYVANDTASINQYSKLQIATLASHTWGFMLRVNGPSSNHYQVHLPTGSDQWRWEQHDPDFVERVDQCVGDAAVSANDWIGATVEGTGSNTVVQVWRWDGDPDFGGSVDIAGNWGLPDCTMTVDPTAPIDSGVGLGIRAYTGNKTTNASIDNWYGGDLPVPSVCGDGLIEGIEECDDSNLIDGDGCDSSCILEVCGNGVLQIGEQCDDGNMMGGDGCDANCMNEPISGQAFQDDFNRVTLGSDWTSQNISFSISMDQLASDSGALFQNGRLRWTADQTDTSDQYGKLQVVNQQSQTWGFLFRGNLLDGDHYQVHIPNGGSEWRWERHDPGFVRRIGQCAIGGATNDGEWIGATIDGSGDDTVVRVWRWLADPDLGGAVNIDGNWGPPNCIMTENPLSPVNTGTTLGLRSYTGSSTATALADNWFGGDCGPLVTQSSCGANMTGAPRVLEIFNSFGAGAPNSLLDPDGVAFDSLGNVYTAACGLGPDSEGVFMRDSMGVITEVISDQGDLLGNPMSCPVGLTVDPSDSLFTVGFLSDNAFKRTSGGVITEIIDSSGDGIGNTLDGTLGIALDAAGAVFVTGFYSDNVFRVNTNGTVDQIIDFTGDGINGLDGPFGVAVDGSGNVYVAGFISDNIFRITPGGV